AGTGATGGACATAGAGGTACAGAGAAAGCAACATGCGTACAATTTAACATTCAAACCACTTGATATCGTTTTAGGTACAACCTGAAGATCACCTTTGTGTGCCGTGTTACGATGACATGAAAATAGCGTATCGCTTTAAAACGAGATGTAAGCAGAACATTGCAATTCGCGCAACTATTAAGGTGCAGACGATACAACCTCCAGAAACGTCCGAGCATAGTGTAAATAGTAGTAACGATGTTTCCACAACGTGTAGCGACCCAGCATCACATGAAGATAGAAAAGATACTCGTCGCAACAAGGAGAAAGCAAACTCAATCGTTACACAGCAAGAAAAGGCAGAGTCTGCCCGTAATTTTAAACTAGAAGAGATGATTTCAGATATGGACAACCTCCAGCAAGATGATATTGAACTTAACGGAGAAATCACTGAACCAGAACAGGAGGATGAAAACGAAAGCTACACGTTAGCGGTTGATCTGAACGATGGAAAGGAAAGTGATTCCGACTCGAGAGCTATCGATATTGCTGGAGATGTAAGAAGTAATAATGCCACCAAACATCTGCATGATGAACAACCGACAACTTCATCCGTTCCAGATAGGGaagaaaccaaaaaagaaTCCTTACCAAGACTCCCAAAAGTACACAGTCTTATGTGTGAATATTGCTTCAAAGAGTTCGATCTTTTGGCGgacaaaatcgaacacacTGGGACGCACGAAACAGAACCGAAACCGTTCAAATGTGTGCACGAAGGCTGTGGCGGTGCGTTTAAGGATCGGGTTGGATTGCGGGCTCACGTACGGATACATGCCACGGTGAAACGGTACGGCTGTCGTTACTGTTCGATGCGGTTCCACACGCACGGCAATCGGAATGCACACGAACGCACGCACAAT
The Anopheles moucheti chromosome 2, idAnoMoucSN_F20_07, whole genome shotgun sequence genome window above contains:
- the LOC128298965 gene encoding zinc finger and SCAN domain-containing protein 2-like, which gives rise to MQTCVSCSVKNNGMIAIYQHPNGLDEMFHTVMDIEVQPEDHLCVPCYDDMKIAYRFKTRCKQNIAIRATIKVQTIQPPETSEHSVNSSNDVSTTCSDPASHEDRKDTRRNKEKANSIVTQQEKAESARNFKLEEMISDMDNLQQDDIELNGEITEPEQEDENESYTLAVDLNDGKESDSDSRAIDIAGDVRSNNATKHLHDEQPTTSSVPDREETKKESLPRLPKVHSLMCEYCFKEFDLLADKIEHTGTHETEPKPFKCVHEGCGGAFKDRVGLRAHVRIHATVKRYGCRYCSMRFHTHGNRNAHERTHNGEKPFVCKECGKGFAEGGNLKNHIRFHNGERPYPCDMCGKSYRTHYSRSVHMRSHTNDRPFKCDECGKGFYSTGKLTIHRRTHTGERPYECGSCQAKFADTCGLRRHMIKRH